The genomic interval TGAAGCAAGCCTGAGCGTGACTATGGGAGAACATTTTGCATGATTGCAAAGATGTAAATAATGCTGGCGAGGGTGATGCAGCTCTTTAAGGACAACTACCCAGGACGTGGTCACCTCAGTACCACCAACATAGAAACAAGATAAATGAAGACCTGGCTTCTTCCTAATGTAGGTTTGTACTTTAATATTAacattctggattttttttcttttgagtgtGAGTGAAGgactcttttttaaaaaaaaaaagaggcagtAAGAGGATATTTTAATGGTCCTTATCTTATACAAGTTCTCTCCCTATTGGTGTGTATGTGAACTGCAGGTTCTCCTCCTTAATACGCCAGCTGCCATCACAATCCAAATCTGGAAGGAGTACGTCGGGGTGTCATGGGGGCCTCTTCACGTCTCCCCGGTGTGCAGATTCTCAACGACCTAAGGCACAGAGAAGCCACAAGTTGCGTGAGGATGATTGGGACCAATGTCACACAAGATGAGTGAGGAAAATGAGAAGAGGGAGAGCGGATGGATCAGCGAGAACGCCAGTCCATCAGGGAGCAATGAGAGTGAAAGGACGAGTGGATGAAGCCTCACTCTGAGAGTGTCATCCATCTTCTTTAATCGCACACACCTGACAACCACACACCAACCTCTCCTCGTGAGATTTAATAGAATTCCATAGAACATAAGGTAGgagtaacaaaaaataaaacttttatgGCTTAGCCTGTTTTAGTTCAATTTGAATCAAACCACCAAAACTGGTTAGAAAATATTATTGCTTTgagtttttttattgcattcatTAAGTTATAGGTaagttttaattttacattCTTGTTTTTGTATGGCTTGATGTGCTTTTTCAACCTTTCAGAGGTAATTTTTAAAGCTACATGAATCCCCACAGAGTTTTCAGATTTCTGAGGAACCAAAAGAAGGAAGATATGAAACTTGAGAGGATAAACATTTGCCTTAGAAATGTAAGTTATAGCAGCGGCTGTGAAAACGGCCTGAAATGTGTGACATTAATAACCTTGCGATACACACGCAGATGGAAAAGTGAAcattattttcaacaaattaaaatggacaTGTCTGACAAAATGACTTTGGCCTAATGTTTTATCTTGCTAATCTGAAGATAACTTACATTATAATTAGCATTCAGGGACCCTAACGCACATTTTTGGGCTGCATGTTTTTTACTCTAACGCgcatagtctggaaaatacggtacttttcaGTTTCTTAAATGAATAAACCAAGAGAAAAGAGTGGGTCACTCAGCAGCAGTGGGATGATGAGGCCGTCGAGACCCCGGAGATCCCACTGCAGTCATTATCACACATCCCACTTGCTACCTAAATCTCATTCTAATCCCTTTCCTCGAGTGTGATTATTTTTGGCAGATTTCACACCGGCGCGCTTACACAATGTAGATAAACTGCCGAATTAATTAACGAGAAAGTTAGTTTTTAAACATGTCTTTAAAAGCCTTTTTCTATCTGTAAAACCCGGGAATGGGTGTGAAATTAATTTTGGGgatctaatttaaaaatgatggTTCCCCCTGTATTCCGTGCTCTGCTGCCACCCAATTCAAATTGCTGCAGTAATGGGGGTCAACTCGGAGTcaatattatttctttttgtctcGCCTGCGGGGACCAGAGGTGAGAAAAGCTCATCATGAAGAGTGAGAGAGTCCAATGAGAGGGAGGGGCGGAGACGAGGCCAGGGTGGTAAATGAAGCGCGCTACTATCTTTGTTGTGCATAAAGAATGGGCAGGTGGGTTGACACCGGCGGGTCACTCACTTGACTATGCCGGTGTTCTTTCGGTCGTTCTCTTCGCGACGGCTTCGTAGCTGCTGTTCAGCCAACACCATCTCTTCTTCCATGTTGTTGATTTCCTCCTTAGCTCGCCGACGGTTTTCCTGGAGGCGACGCAAACAGACAAAAGCTATTAGAGGAACAATAGAGAGCTCTGGGAGAgggggtgggaaaaaaagagtcattTAACTCAAGCTTTTGAGAAGACCAAATtgactttttaactcattggctgccaatgacggtgcTACACGTCACATCCACTTGAAAGGGGGAGTTGGCAGGgaatgaacacattttttgggtcaaaatggtcTTTTCAGGGCTTAGGTGAAAGCCAATGAGAGTGATTGGAAGATTACATGTGGGTGTTAACCAATGACCGCGACAATTGAATGAACAGTGTCAATGTTTTAGGTTGAATGTGCAATTGGTAATGAATGAGGCATTTGTGTCGAAAACCGTGATTATGAACAAATGGgctaaaatgttcttttactAAGCCTGTGTCGCATGAACATTTGAGACATTTTTAAGTTGGAACGAAGTAATTAATTTATATCCTTCATGAAATAGAGATCTTTTTTACTTCTGTaactcacaaaaaaaatgcagccttACCTGTCTGCTTCTCCCAGCATGTTTGATGCTGTAAAACATGGGTCCCAGTTCTGCCAGCCACTCCCCGTCTGCTGCTGTTACACACTGCATGTACTCCTACAAGACCAACATACAAGTTAAAACCACATCAACAATGATGTAAGCCTTTTTAGTCCAGCTCAAAGGTTTCACCTTGGTGGTCATGACTAGCTCGTGGTAGATGATGTAGTCGGGGGTGTAGCCCATTCCAAAGAGGGAGCTGGTGGGGTGAAGGTGACATGGCATACCTGTCCTCACATTCACGTATTCACCGATACCCTGGAGTCAAACAAGCCGTGCATTACATTAGCAGTGGCCATTTTCTACTACGTTCTGTAAGTAAATACGCCaaatagaatgaaaaaaaaaaaaaaaaccttgagctTGGCAGCCTGATGGAAGTAAGCGGCGCAGATGCACTTTCTGATGATGTCCCAGTCTGACCCGCATGACATTAAGTTCATCCTCTGCTGTACCATGATGTCTTTTAATTGGGAGCGAACCTCACGCACCTGCCATACAACAACACAGTGTGAGAATATCATTTGCAAAACAAGGACAACTTTCGCGAGTCAGTGGACTTTAGTATTTTTGTAGATCAGATGAGTAATGGTCTCTTTCACACAATGTAAGAAAGCTACCAATATTTTCAACTTTGACCTATTGTTCCAAATTTGTCAAACTATAGTCTTATTTGCACATACATATGTTCGATTAAATGTCACAGCTGAGAATGacctataaaaaataattgtacaAACATTTAATCGCACAGCCAAACATCTCATCTCTGGCAGTAGTAAAAACTAATGGAACTTTAAAGCACAGCTATTACTCTGATGCTCAAAAAATTCAAGTCAAACAAATTGAAAACATGACATTCCAACCTTGCGCATGGCCTTGGTGTGAATGAAGTGATCGTTGCACCATATGCTGGAataattgttgtttttccacTGCGTGTAGACGTTAAGGTACGTCAGGTGGTCACTCTCTGGCACCGAGAACTTCTCCCTGACCTGGTCGCTCTCTTCCTCACGACCCTACAGATGCATATACAGTGTAGTCATACGTTAGCAACGAGTCTACCGTAAagggaaaaatgacaaaatgcgaCAAAAGGTGTAAAAACCCAAGGGGGTCAAACCTTAGGTCTGTAAAAAATGGCCGGCACAGAGAGCATGGAAACGACGATGAGGATGTCGGCGCTGCAGCCCATGTCGCAGGACACAATCAGCATCTTGGACAACGCCGGGTCGAGAGGAAACTCCACCATCATGCGGCCGGTCGGCGTTAGAGAACCTGAGAGCAGTGATGAAGTCACACATAAGGAATAATGAGGTGTATGGTGGATGGGCTAAAAGCTTATTTTCCAACAGAAGATTGCATAGCATGAGGAGAGGGCAGCataaaaacacttcatcagtATATGACAGTAGGATGAATTGACCGTTCTAAATACTCAAAGCCAGTGGAAAGAACAAGATCAAAAAACTTTGCCAGTTCTGATTTGGATGATTGGATGACAGAGTCTAAGGAGCTTATTCTGAGAAAGAAGCTGAGCAGCCAGTTTGGAGCAGGTAAACCTTAATCATAGATAATCTGCTGTTAACACACCATACAGGGAATCATCAAAAGTCCTTCGTTATCcctaaatccagaaatcctcaGAATATGGCTAAGGACGAGACTCAATTGAGGCCCAAAGCAGCTAAATTAAATACTGGATCTGTTACCAGGCAATTAGTTCACTGGCTAAACTGTCGACGAAATCATGCAGGCTTGTTTAAAATTGTCTGTAGACAACACTCAAAATATTAAATTCCCTTAATTAATCTTCTATTATGAGCATTGCAAACTCATTGTAACAAGTTAATactgacgtccaattcatttgaactgccacctcctcccaattcaaatggattgggagTCAATGGGACTAAAACTTGATTATTCACAGATTGATGAGCCATTTGACCCACCAGTATTATCCAGAGCACCCAGGATCCAGAGCTGGTACATGGAGTTGAGCATGTTGTCTTCGGGTGGGGGATCCATGAAGTGAAAAAGCAGCAAATCCTGAACACCCAGCGACTTCAACAGCAGGACCACATTGGCCAGATTGGTCCGCTGAATCTCTGGTATGGTGGTGGTCAGCATCTCATTCTTATAGGCACTCTGAGTGTAGAGCCTGGGTGGAAATGTATGCTTGCATAATTTAGCACTTCATCGAAGTCTATATCTTTACTGCAGTTAAGAAAATAgagcaatacagtaatcccttgattaccacgtcttcacttatcgcgaattcattACTTGgcaattttttattaattatttaaatatatatatatatattttttaaagtttataaaaatgtgaaaatccacgttgaaactcttaagccactcttgctactaggactcagcactttagaaaaaaaaaagttataataggggtaaccctactttgcgatttttccattatcgcggccatgtctggtctacattaaccgcgatatatGAGGGATTACCGTACCTGTAACACTGTCCTGGTCCTGTACGACCCGCTCTACCAGAACGCTGGTTTGCATTCGCTTGGCTTATAGGGTACACTTGCAGAGCATCCATTCCAATACGAGGATTGAACACCTGTGAATAAATGTAACGATTAATAGTCAGATTAAAACATGTTAAGGGATTACAGTCGTCAGAAGATGGTTGAAGCGTTGAAATACCTTGAGTTTGCAATAACCTGCGTCCACAACAAACATGATACCATCCACGGTGAGGGAAGTCTCTGCTATGTTTGTCGCAACGATACATTTTCGAACACCGTCTGGGGCCTAAAATGGGGAGATAAAAAAGATGGTTACCATGTCTCCAGTTATATATGGGGAACTAACTAAACGACAGAAAATATGCAGTGCATAGAGATTAATATAAAGAAACCTTCTGGAAGATTTTGGCCTGCAGGTCAGAGGGTAACTGGGAGTAAATTGGCAGTACCGCCAAAGCAGGAGCATTATCCAATTCCTCCAGTCGCTCCACTATCTGATCAGATGTCACCTACAAGAACGTGGATTTAAAGCAATATATTACATACAAAAATTCTGCAGTGAATATCATCCATGACCCAATATTTATTGACCAGTATAAATTAACGAGCCCATCAATTCCACAGAAATTCTGATTTTAGTATCTTAAAAACTAGAAAAGGTTATTCAGATTTACACACATCACATTACTAAGTTAATTCACTACTTATTTCTTTAATAACATCTATTCCATAGCTGCAAGCCATCCCCATCACTAtgtaaaacattaaaatcaagAATATTTCATCTTTTATAAACCAAATCtgaacttttcattttttattattatttctaataTTTCAAGCTCGCTTTGCTGCACCTCTACCTTACCTCAATATCCTCCTGACCGGGCATGAAGATGAGGATGTCCCCAAATAACCCACTCAGGTGGATCTGCAGGGCCTGTTTCACTGCTGCCTCCACGTAGTCCTCCTGAGGAGTCTGAAAtgtagaaagggaaaaaaataaataaaaattagagCCAATCAATGATCAGCCTGGTGTTTATAAAAGCGAGACGTCCAAGCGTACAAACCTTGCTAAACATTATGTCTACTGGAAATGTTCTTCCCGGAATGTGGAATATGGGCACGTTGCCGAAAAATGAGGCAAATTTGTCCGAGTCCATCGTCGCCGATGTGACAATGAGTTTCAAGTCCGTGCGCCGGGATACAACCTGACAGGAACAACAAAGAAAGAGAAATCAATCACGTCGTGCGTAATTGTTCACATCTTTAAAGCAGAACGGGAGACAAGCGAAACGTACTTCACGGAGCAGACCGAACAGCACGTCAGTGTTCAGGGAACGCTCGTGAGCTTCGTCCATGATGACAGCACTGTAGTGGTCCAGGTCGGACTCCCTGAGCGACTCTCTGAGCAGGATGCCATCCGTCATGTACTTGATCATTGTTTTCTCACACGTGCAGTCCTCAAAACGAATTGCGTAGCCAACCTGTGTAATAGAGAAGAATATTTGTCTGGCCCGCAACTGGAAATAACAAAATTGATTCATATGATGGTCACATAACGGCAAAAGAAATCCATTTCAAATTAAGGTTGAAATCATTAACATGGCCATTAACATAAAGGTGTGGAAAATGGtaataattgaataatttttcattaaatGATTCAACATACCTTACATGGTTGCATATCCCTATTGTGATATAAAATGCCCCATATTGTAGAtaagaatagatttttttttaaatcctacaGTCCTACTGGTAATAATCAATTACTGAGACAATgtggcttaaaaaaataaaaaatatatagatctACGTGATCATTCGTGTGACTTTGCTATTTGTATCCAACACAAAATATAGAGAAGAATGTAAGTCGAATTTCCCCTtggaaatcaaattaaaaaaaatgtatagaaaaTATACTTCTTTGCTTGTTCCACTAGATGGGAGTGTTCCCTTGTTTATTCTTCTCACAGATGATTTTGTTTGAGGAGACAGACTCACGACTGGTTACGTTAATTGCAGAACAAATTTAGACAATCATCAGCCCTACAAGTAATTAATCGACATTAATAACCCTGACAGAGGGTTAGAATACAATGCCTCCATTGTAagttttgctttattttcaaaatgtaagTGAAGTAACTGAAATGTTTCAGGTTGGGAAACCACTATTCAAATGCCATTAAAATGTGGACAAACATCAAAGTCAAAAAGGCAGACACATCACATAAAAGAATAGAATAATTTGCCTCACCTCTTCTCCTAGGTTGGTGCCTATCTCCTCGCTGACTCTCTTGGCAACGCTCATGGCGGCCACTCTGCGCGGTTGTGTACACCCCACCATACCGTAGCTGGTGTAACCGTCTTCGTGGAGGTATTGGGTCAGCTGCGTCGTTTTCCCGCTGCCCGTTTCgccaacaacaataacaatgcTGTTGTCCCTGTAGGGCGTGGAAAAACATGCGGTTGTTCACTTGACTGTCAGATAACAGGATCTGTGACACATTTTTGAGTGTATGTGTACCTTATGATATTAAGAAGCTGCTgcctcacagcaaaaattgGCAGGTACTGTCTTTGCTCCAGAAGGCTTTTCTTTTTGGCAAACTCACTGCTGGCTTCGCTCTTCTCTTTCATGTGATCTGCAAACTTCTGCTCTGCTCTATGAAGTCGAATGAGAGAAGAACCTTGTTGTAACAATAAATCTGCGTGGCGTCAAGAAAGCATTAAGAGCCGGAGAGACGCACTTGTAGTCTACTTTGCCATCCTCGCCAACCTCTTGGGCTTCAAACGCATCGTCTTCTTTCTTTTGGATGCCCATAATGTCGCCCAGTTTGGTGCCTGCTAGTTCCCAATGTTTGTGCTGTGCctgaaaaaacattgttttgaaaTCTTTGAAGAATGTCCCCGTTTCAGCCTGAAAACTCAGAGCTTAGCAACTTACTTTCTTGCGCTCTTTCTGTTCACGATGCTTACGGACGAGCTGACTGCCCTTGCGGGAGATGATGGCCAAGTCAGAGGTGGCGTCTTTCACAGGGATTATGGGCTCTGGCTGCAGTCACAATACAAAAGCGCACACTTAGGAACAGGAGGTTTCATGAAATTTCTCGTAAGCCAATCTACCTGTTTAGTAAACACTATCCTCCCATCCAGGAAGGGAGGAACCAAATTGTGAACCAGCAGGTGAACCTTTGTCGCATTGTCCTCCTCAAAGTCTTCGTCTACCTCCAACCTCTGCACCACGCCGCTGGTCAACATACGGTTGGTCTCCCAACGCTCATTGTCCTATTAACAAAGAAACAGAAGCTGTTAGTAAGATATTAAAGGCAAGCTATGTTAGTGTAACGTTACCTCGTTGATTTGACGTTTTTGGGCGGATATTCGTTTCTGAGTTTGCTTCTGAAGAATCTGCTCTCTCTTCTTTATGTAGTCTTCGGACGTGGAAGTGAAGGGGTTGTGAAACTCGTCATAGCCTTCGTCCATCATGTACCAGTCTCTGTCGGCTTGCTGCAAACAGCGGAAAGAGTGAACTCGTTGGGTGCTGTTGATGGTGATTGTCAAGTTTCTTTCAACAACAAACTGTTTTTCACATTGACTACACAGTAACTTTGCCCTATTACATATTACAATGCcttcattttcccccaaaatgcaatCGGTTCTCAGGGTAGATCAAATTCAATCCACCTACCTTTTGATCTTCTTCCCACTGCTCTTTCTCATCCTCATTATCGAATGAAAGTCCGGGCCCGCCCTCTTTTTTACCTACAACAAACACAAAGTACATAATCTTTCTGGtcccaaaaaaatctgaaagCCCCATTACAATAAcatcatatttttacattattgaAGGGACTTGAACAGTCATTGTTACCTTTTCCTTGAGACAAACGCGGTGTAGAGCCCAAATGCTTCCTGTCGTTGGCCCACTCGTTGTACTTGAACGAAGGGGTGGGCAAGGGTGTATCGTCAGCATAATTGCCTTTCACTGATCTGAAATCAGAGCAGAGGTGACATTGTTATATCAACCTCATTCGCTGACATTGACAGCAATGgagatccaatccattttgactatgtGTCTGGAAGCgaatgattgctgccagcctGGCCgaatcaaaatagattggacatctctcACCGTCAAAGGCAGACTGGGTTCACGAATGACTcagtgatgaataaataatggaTGTCACAGCAAAATGCAGTACTTTATATACAAGACATTAAATGTGACAGGATAATTTGTTGACGTCGCAAAGAACGTGTGGAATTGAATATAAAATGTTGACCTGTCTCTTCTCTGGCTTTCTCGGCCCGTGTGCCGACTCCGTTCCGAGCGGTCCGATTCTCTTGGAGAAGAAGTAGGGGAAGGAAGCTCCCAATGGGAATGCCGGTTACTGCCGTAACCACTATCCTCTTCTTCCCAGTTGGAGCGGGAAGGCGTAGAACCATCTGAGTTTGTACATGCAAGTCATATTTAGGTTAATATGACAATCGTACTAGAGAAATTTTAGGACTTCACTAGGACAGCTTTCGGCgcacaaatgttatttttatatatataaaaatactacTACCAGTGTGATTTATTTTAAACTACCTCTGGGGCGTTGTTGTGGTGTTTGTGGTTCTTCCCGCTTGCTACCCCGACTGAGACGATCTGACCAGCCGTCTCTCTGTGAGAACTCGCTCCTCTCGCTGCGGTGTGAACGTTCCGAGCGGCTGCCCTCTCGGGTAtctcacaagaaaaaaaagatacgtTAATATCATGGTTGCGAGCTCACAATTAGCTACCCAAGAGCTCTTTGGAATCACCTCTTTCACGCCGTCGATCCCTGCGCTTGTCTTTGTCTCTGTTGCGGTCTTCCTTGGATGAAATGTAGACACCTTGCTCACGTCTGTCTTTTTCTCTCTGCTCGTGTCGGCGACGGAACTCCTCGCTGACTCCTCCGGGACTGGAAGGCGTCTCAGAGCCACTTGTACGGTATTTCCTACTGatgtaatgaaaacaaaaataggcTACAATGACTGACTCCACACTGAAAATAtcacacaaaaagaaagaaaccgTGTCAACTCCTTACTTCTCCTTTTTATCCTgtccgtttttttcttcatcttcatcatctgAACCAGAATCACTTTTATTTTCCTCCCAGTCTTTGTATGAGGAAacccttgatttttttctggttcCATCCTCGCCAAACGCTTCATTTTGCTCTTTATTCTCTCGTTCTTTCCTTTTCTGGGCCGCTAGCAGATCCAAGCCCAGCAGAGATGTTCGAGGGGTTGGGGCACGAAATACGTGCTGTTCTGCAGCAGCATTCTTCTTCTTCACTACTAATCCTCCAACTTGGACTTGAGTATCACTGCCCTCAAGTCTGTGCATAGAGTCATCGTCATCCATTCCCCCCCTGCAAGGAAAGATTGTATCTTTAATCACATGCTACTTAGTACAAAATGTATTACAAACAGTGTGATCGACGTTGAAATACGTATACAATCtacactgtcaatggcagcgattACGTTAGTAAAACTTACCCAGGAGTGGCGATAGGCTAATAGCTGATTAGCTAGCAGTACCGTCGGGGAAGAACAACACGTAAAAGCTCAACACGTTTCTTCTGAATTCATGTAACTCTCGCCCCTAGTTAAAACGACCAGTATAAACATGGAACATGTGTGGCTTGTAAATAAAGAATTAGTTTGAAGGCACATTCGTCAACCGTACGTACATGTTGACGGAACAGGTTGCCGCCATTGCTCTTATTTCTTCTTCTACGAAAATTATGGTAACCGGGCACCTTTTACTGCCGCCTATTGCTGGTTAAGAAATGATCACTTAGAAAAGACCGACTATAAAAAGTGTGAACATTATTCAACAGTTCCACCACGGTTCCAGcaattttcaaatgtattataATATAAATACGTACACTAACACAATTCCAATTACAACAAGAATTTTAGGGTACATAacaacaaatgtc from Stigmatopora argus isolate UIUO_Sarg chromosome 2, RoL_Sarg_1.0, whole genome shotgun sequence carries:
- the dhx38 gene encoding pre-mRNA-splicing factor ATP-dependent RNA helicase PRP16 → MDDDDSMHRLEGSDTQVQVGGLVVKKKNAAAEQHVFRAPTPRTSLLGLDLLAAQKRKERENKEQNEAFGEDGTRKKSRVSSYKDWEENKSDSGSDDEDEEKNGQDKKENRKYRTSGSETPSSPGGVSEEFRRRHEQREKDRREQGVYISSKEDRNRDKDKRRDRRRERDTREGSRSERSHRSERSEFSQRDGWSDRLSRGSKREEPQTPQQRPRDGSTPSRSNWEEEDSGYGSNRHSHWELPSPTSSPRESDRSERSRHTGRESQRRDRSVKGNYADDTPLPTPSFKYNEWANDRKHLGSTPRLSQGKGKKEGGPGLSFDNEDEKEQWEEDQKQADRDWYMMDEGYDEFHNPFTSTSEDYIKKREQILQKQTQKRISAQKRQINEDNERWETNRMLTSGVVQRLEVDEDFEEDNATKVHLLVHNLVPPFLDGRIVFTKQPEPIIPVKDATSDLAIISRKGSQLVRKHREQKERKKAQHKHWELAGTKLGDIMGIQKKEDDAFEAQEVGEDGKVDYKAEQKFADHMKEKSEASSEFAKKKSLLEQRQYLPIFAVRQQLLNIIRDNSIVIVVGETGSGKTTQLTQYLHEDGYTSYGMVGCTQPRRVAAMSVAKRVSEEIGTNLGEEVGYAIRFEDCTCEKTMIKYMTDGILLRESLRESDLDHYSAVIMDEAHERSLNTDVLFGLLREVVSRRTDLKLIVTSATMDSDKFASFFGNVPIFHIPGRTFPVDIMFSKTPQEDYVEAAVKQALQIHLSGLFGDILIFMPGQEDIEVTSDQIVERLEELDNAPALAVLPIYSQLPSDLQAKIFQKAPDGVRKCIVATNIAETSLTVDGIMFVVDAGYCKLKVFNPRIGMDALQVYPISQANANQRSGRAGRTGPGQCYRLYTQSAYKNEMLTTTIPEIQRTNLANVVLLLKSLGVQDLLLFHFMDPPPEDNMLNSMYQLWILGALDNTGSLTPTGRMMVEFPLDPALSKMLIVSCDMGCSADILIVVSMLSVPAIFYRPKGREEESDQVREKFSVPESDHLTYLNVYTQWKNNNYSSIWCNDHFIHTKAMRKVREVRSQLKDIMVQQRMNLMSCGSDWDIIRKCICAAYFHQAAKLKGIGEYVNVRTGMPCHLHPTSSLFGMGYTPDYIIYHELVMTTKEYMQCVTAADGEWLAELGPMFYSIKHAGRSRQENRRRAKEEINNMEEEMVLAEQQLRSRREENDRKNTGIVKSLRICTPGRREEAPMTPRRTPSRFGL